ataattaaagcaGTTAAAAACCCCGTAGAACCCACCAAAGTTGTTAGTCGTAAGCATAATCGCGACGACAGTTTTAGCCATAGTGTCAATGGAGACAATGATGATATTATCAAAACCCCATATCCCAAGAAAATGAAGGCGATGACtctcgggtgtacctacaaagaatttctagctTGTAAACCAACTGAGTTCGCCGGCAGTGAAGGAGCCACGGCTGCTCtgcgatggttggaaaagacgaaagttgttcttaaaatcagcaaatgtgccgaagaagataaggTGGTGTATGCGTCCAACCTCTTTAAGGAAGAagctttagaatggtggaatacaattcttcaggcaaaaggaagtgacatggcttatgccatgaactGGGAAAAATTCAAGTAAATGACCGAAAGGTAATTTTGTCCCCCTTATGAAAAGGAATGAATGGCtaacaagttcctaaatcataaaatgatagatgtaaattgtcgtgaatatacgacaacGTTCTTCGAATAcgcaagaatggtaccaactctgccttcgccagaacccgtactaatttctcgttatatttcgGGATTAGTGAGAGAAATCCGAGACATGGTCAAGGCCGTTAGACCACAGACGATTGAAgaagcagttgaactagctaacatcctgacagatggactaatccgcacaagagaagaaaacaagaagaaaaagttagcccagaaaatttcccaggAATTCAAAAAGAAAGGAACTGAACCGTCATTGGAGCAATCTACCTGCAGAAGCTGTAACAAAAAGCATTCAGGAATATGCCATTTTAGGAGAACACCTtactgtgacttctgcaagatgaccggACATGTAGAGGAAGAGTGTAGAAGGAAGACAAATGTTTGTTACAATTGCGGAGAGACGGGACACATCAAACCATATTGCCCGAAACTGACTAAAGCACCCGACAACAAGGCAAAAACAACAGACGGAGCTAAGAAGAATGCGCGAGCATTTGTACTTACTACGCAGGAAGCAGaaatgattccagacgtaatcGCTGATATTTAACatctaagttaagttattatttgactctagtatatataaaagtttataaataaatgcATTCTGTCAAATACTTCATCTATTCAGAACCATAATATTGTTTGGTCTTCACTTTCATTAAATCATTTATTTGGTTACGACACCTTGCGTGGCATTTTCATTAACTTGAAGTTTGAGCTAATCTCGTTTTCACACCTGATGTACGAATTTATTTTCTGTTGGTTCATTATCTTAATTGGTCTTAATACAATTAAGTTTTAAGATAAGAGTACacaaattcatatcatattccggtgtacctctaAAGATTTTTTCATCGTTGATCGAAAATTCTATGATATTCATTTGGTCTTTCAtcatcaattgaaaatcctatgatacttatttgaaataaatatccAAATTTACTTCATTAAAGCTTTCAGTTGATTACGAACACGGGGAATTTGTTCAGTCACCGCAATTATCAAACTATttcaatcattacgacaccttgcggcGTCGATATAAACTTGTAGTTTGGGCTAATCATAATCATACAAATCATTCAAAACCACGTATGtctttcgtttgactcatcattttaaaatagtcttaatgcaattatgtattaagacaatgatacactaaactctattATATTTCGGTGTATCCTTACAATTCAATAAATgtcaacacactgatttttcTCATGTCATGATTcgatagttgacaaatcattttcgtgCTTCTATGTCATTTGATCTTGTTGATTCTAAGTCTTCCTCAGTTGACAATCAAAGTAAATTTTCTTTCGACAGTGAACTCTATTGTTTCTAAAAGTCATTTACAACCTATAAACAGTCAAATTAGACATCTATTGATCATAAATCTCTTTTGACTTGAACCTAGTCACCTTGAAAACTATATCATTTAATCTCATTCATTTGACATCGATTTCTTGAAttaattcagttgaaccattgagtCCTATTTATTGTACAACttgtattcacaaaatttgatgttttgattctgtgtcatttaccttaatactgtttttagagttaaatgcttggttggtccctgtggtttgcaaaaatttcatacttggtcctagtggtttactaattacacgcgtggtcccaaaagttgtcaaaaatgaactcggttggtcccctgacctaacctctgttaaatttctTAGTTAACTATGtgttaaatgactatattacccttaaacaattaaaaaaaagacatacccatcttcatcttcaacctttCTTCTCAAATCAACCTGCAACACCCCTACCCAAACCCTCATTTCTATTTCCCACACATTATATGACAATCACCACCTCCTTACCTCCGGCTCAAACCTAGCCACGGCCACCTCGACCTGACTCAACATACTAACCCCAAATCCCATACCCATCTTCTGCAATCAACGATCTCCAGGATGAATTGCGTTATGATCTGAATGTTTCTGGGAATTTGACGTATGGTCAGATCGGTGGGTTGTCTGGAATATCCGCGCAGGATTTGTTTTTGTGGTTTCCGGTTAAGGAAATGCAGGTCGATATACCCAGTTCTGGATTGATTTATTTCGATGTTGGTGTTATTTCCAAGCAGTTTTCCTTGTCTTCCTTTAAATCACCCAGGGAATGTTTGGCTAATTCCAATCGGGTTGTTGTTCAATCTATCTTTATGGTGATTTTTTAACCTTTCACTTTTTTTtggttattgttattattgttattggaTTGTGAGTTTTGCTGCTTTTGGTTTGACTTTGTATGGATAATAGATTTGGTTATTATGGGGTGAATTgtattttttgaatttgttagcTTGCAGTTTCTTGTTTATGGCATGATCAATTTAGTTTGAAGAAGATGGGTATGGGACTTGGGGTTAGCAGGTTGAGTCGGGTCGAGGTGGCCGTGGCTAGGTTTGAGCCAGAGGTGAGGAGGTGGTGATTGTCATATGGTGTGCGGGAAATAGAAATGGGGGATTGGTGGGGGGTGTTGCAGGTTGATTTGAGAAGAAAGGGTGGAGAAGAAGATGATGGGTATGTCTTTTTTTAATTgttcaagggtaatatagtcatttcatacatagttaactgagaaatttaacagaggctaggtcaggggaccaaccgagttcatttttgacaacttttgggaccaagcgtgtaattagtaaaccactaggaccaagtatgaaatttttacaaaccacagggaccaaccaagcatttaactcctGTTTTTATTGActaaaacataacataacataacataactcTAGAGGAGACATCgtagcccaaatctcgaggacgagatttaaaacaaggtgaggaggatgtaacattcccatttttatcatataagaattatagggttgtttaaatttattaaccactagtaactagttttatttttaatataattattcgaCCCAAATAGTTTtgaaaactattttatatatagttggtTGGAATGTTATACTAATTAATTGGCTTGTATATCCTTTCTATTAAAATAAAAGTGtacaaaaacttatattattagacaggtagattacgggtaagttgactGTTAGAAATATAAAGTACCTAGACGGGactaggaaccgtttaataataaaattataaaaatacattgtatttgGACTTACtccatttttaatgaaacttggttcaaaatgtagataatattattctcgttctaatgacatattgttttataaaacctcgtattttataagttataagcgccaaataagtgaagctgttgaattaattataataataaaataatatttaaaaatttaGTACGTGTACACTTTAATAAAATCAAAATATTACTTTACATTAAATATATATACGTGGCTTATATGCATCTGAAAGCTTCATTTTGAAAGACTAGTATACATCAAATTAATTTTCAACTGGTACGTGGAACTTGGATGGAGTACAAAATTCTATGGCAACTATAAAAAGCACAAGCTCTTTAGAAAACAATTTGTCCTTTCTTTCATCTCTCGCCCCTCTCTtctatgcatatatatatattttaattcacccaataataataataaagcactgccccgttttaagtgttttaactcccgatcaccgctaccctttccgattcaTCTGGAGCCCCatcgcatgtcaaggctctgcccgactaagttcgttggggttctgtctcgtgacatagggacaaggttgaattagggttattatacttaacacgagtgcaaatatatatatatatatatatatatatatatatatatatatttaaaatagctcagaagttatcacctttttgtgatacaattatatttaaaaatgctTTCCAAAATCCTAAATgtttaccagttatacttacagtgaatAATTTTTATATTCTGTAATAACTGCCGGTATGGAAGGTTTTAAACATTACTTGACACTCGTTACTATTGGCCAAAAAGTTAGCCaatagtaacatgaccacaatcATAGGGGGAATTGTGCCCCAGTAGCCATTGcctataactaatattattttaaCATTACATCATTAATAAATTTATTGTATGATTGAAATAAATCTAAATGGTGTGTATATAAAATAGAGCTGTATTAatcattattaaaatatatattaaagaaaatatatttaataaacctAAATTACTATTTACATTATAAAATAATGTTTAGTCCATAAATGTATACCATaataaaatagtcaaaaataatatattctatTATACTAAGATTATATTTTTAGTCTTAGTCACGttaatatgttaaataataatattacaaTTATTTAagtaatatattatatttgataaGTAATAGTTATTAGTTTGACaaaaaatgatatatttcattTTCTGGGCTAAGTGGTTTTGTGTTATAGAccatatatttgacaaagtaatgtcaCGGAACACTACTAAGTCCAgatcactagttgagagaatgatcaacagtgatatgaccacaaatatgaccagagtcactagttcagagaatgatcaacagtgacatGACCAAaggcactagttgagagaatgatcaacagtgttatgaccagagtcactagttgaaagaataaTCAACAGTGACATGACCAAaggcactagttgagagaatgatcaagaGTGTTatgaccagagtcactagttgaaagaatgatcaatagtgatatgaccagaatcactagttgaatgaatgatcaacagtgatttgACCACCGTCACGGGAATCGCCTAGTGACCGATACCATTGAATCATAATaagatatattttatatttattactTGATAAACTTCACTATTGGACGAAAATGAGctaatgagtgatatgaccactgtcacatcGTAATTGCCACCATGtgacaaatactgattgagttgggtaaatataaacaaatataaaacccttaatgctgtaaagtataacaatatatttctataaaaatggaatgaactcgccaggatttattactgataaaatgttttcaaaacacgtttcaggtaacttgCTATAAAGAtaatagaagccagctatggagcactgaaggcttaaataaagtggctataaatacctgaataaaagaagaaatttatgttttatttaattgGATTTATCCCTATGAAAACATTTGAATTGAATATGGGTTTTAGCCCATTTGTTTTAtattaaaagtttggtgttttaaactctgaaattatttcctaactacgatcctgatgaaaaattttccgctgccaaattaataaacaccgataccatctggctggttcacggctcccgctcccagggtggggtcgggggctgtgacactTATCCATGCACATGGATCGTGATCTTGATCAACGGTTGgggagatgccacgtggaaagtggtttaATCTAGATTTGTATGTAAATTGTTGCCATCATCTTGACTTCAAGGAAGGTCTCAGGTTTTGCCACGTTTCATTCGGTTATGACCGAATGAGGCTGTGCACAATGGTAATTTAATGCCTTCTAGAAGATCTACAGCTGTATACCAGTAATCCCTTGCCGCATGTCCATTCTGTTATAACATAAAAGATTCCTTTTGTTTAAGTCTTTATTTCATGCACGCGGAAGTGTTTAGGACTTTATCTTTTAAAACTTCAAGCCTAACTGTACCCTTGCGCGAGCCCGCACTTGGGTGTTGGTTGAACAATTGTCTTTCCTTTCTCCGGCGCACGGTTACTGAGGATTGATCTTTCCTTAATTTTTACTATGACAcgttgcgcggccgcgcaaggtctgTTCGAGATGAATTTGGAGTGTAATTATGGTATGGTCCTCTACGCTTGCGCATgatttttgggaccataccccttcagtctCCAAACTCTGGTAAGATGACTTATTTACCTGAGGTAGATGACTCGCTTAAGCCGAAGGATAAGATGAGGTTTGATACGGTGAATAATGCATTCCTCTTTTATCAGAGATATGCAATGGCTTCAGGCTTCACTACCAGGAAGTATTCTCAATACACGTCTCATGGTGTTATAAAATCTTAATGGTTCGTTTGCTCAAAGGAGGGAACTAAACCTTTTAAGGCGATCGATACATCTATCGAAATTGAAACCAGAAATAATGGGTCAAAGAGGAAATCTATTCGACGTGTTCCTTCTATAAGGACGGGTTGCGAAGCACGTATGTGTGTAAAGTTAAACGCTTCGAATCTATACGAGGTATATTCTTTCAAGGAGGCCCATAATCACTATTTTGTTGCTGAGGACGATAGGCATTTACTTCCCGCTAACCAAGGTATGAACTATATGCAAGAACAAGTCGTTAACGCATTGAGTGCCTTGAATATTGGACCGATCAAAGCGTTTAATATCATGAGGACACTATATGGTGGGTTTGACAAGGTTGGGGCAACCAAAAacgattttaaaaattttaagcGAGACCTGAACATGTATATATCTGAGTTTGACGCTGATATGATGATTAAACGGCTATTGAGGAAGAAAGAGTACATGCCAAACTTTTCAATGGAGTATATAACCACAGAAGATGGTGTCTTAAGGGCGTTGTTTTGGGCCGATGAAGATGCCAAAAGGAATTTTTCGGTGTTTGGTGACGTTGTTTCATTCGATGCGACCTATCGTCGTAACAAGTAAGTTTGTCAATTATCATCCTTATTTCGATTTGTACAACTCCTTTATTTagtataaatcatttagttgtaTGGTGTTTTTAATCCGTATTTGTTGTTTAGGTACATGATGATGTTTGTTCCATTTACGGGTATCGACAACCACAATCGTAAAGTTACTCTTAGTGCCGCATTAATAGGCAATGAAACGGCAGAAACTTATAGTTGGTTGCTTAAGGTGTTTCGTGAAGCATTTGGCCATGCCCTTCCGGTGATTATCAGCGACCAAGACCCAGCCATGAAGAAGGCTATTGAAGATACATGGACTGAGAGTAGACATAGGTTGTGCATGTGGCACATCATGGACAAGCTTACTGCTAAGGTGTTTACTTATTCGTCCTTTTAagcttttttttatatttttacatACTTTTTTGGtgattattgtgttatatgttgtTCAATGGTGTTTTAGGTTGGTGCTACAATCTTCAATAGTATAGATTTTAAAAAGAGGTTGTGT
Above is a window of Helianthus annuus cultivar XRQ/B chromosome 14, HanXRQr2.0-SUNRISE, whole genome shotgun sequence DNA encoding:
- the LOC110906476 gene encoding protein FAR1-RELATED SEQUENCE 5-like produces the protein MTYLPEVDDSLKPKDKMRFDTEGTKPFKAIDTSIEIETRNNGSKRKSIRRVPSIRTGCEARMCVKLNASNLYEVYSFKEAHNHYFVAEDDRHLLPANQGMNYMQEQVVNALSALNIGPIKAFNIMRTLYGGFDKVGATKNDFKNFKRDLNMYISEFDADMMIKRLLRKKEYMPNFSMEYITTEDGVLRALFWADEDAKRNFSVFGDVVSFDATYRRNKYMMMFVPFTGIDNHNRKVTLSAALIGNETAETYSWLLKVFREAFGHALPVIISDQDPAMKKAIEDTWTESRHRLCMWHIMDKLTAKVGATIFNSIDFKKRLCAIVWTNSILPVKFESDWATIMNDFNLVDHEWLQSVYQIRDTWIPTYYLEEFMSGLM